Within Ovis aries strain OAR_USU_Benz2616 breed Rambouillet chromosome 11, ARS-UI_Ramb_v3.0, whole genome shotgun sequence, the genomic segment CTAGTCTTCTAtatctttcttgattttttaaatcttgttcTGTTAGTAACTGAAAAAAGTGTATTAAAGTCTCCAAAAATGAttgttaatttttcagtttttcttttttggcttgtCAGtacttattttatctattttgagGCTATGTTAATTATATATGCCTTTTATTAATAAGTGGTGTTGAGATCACCAGAGAGCCAAAGGGGAAGAAGATAATATTGCATCCATTCTTTTTGCCATTATACTAGGATAAATTCTAAACAGGTCAAAGACTTTAATGTAGAAATGAAACCATACATGTATTAGGAGAAAACTTAGGTAAGTTACTTAAAACCTGAGAGGACGGAAAGTTCTCCTACCTGTGACTCCAGATCCAGAAGCAGTAAGGGAATGGATTGATCAATTTGGATACATTAAAGTATTTTTTCGTGGCAAAGCATACTTTGCATGAGTAGAGTAAAAGGAcaataaaggcaaaaaagaatGTTCATCTTATATCACAGAGGGTTAATAGCCCTAAAGAGCTTCTAAAAGTAGAGAAGACCAACTGCGTTAGAAACTggttaaacctgcatctctcagaGATGAACTAACATGTatagaaaaagaactgcaaatgGCTCTTAATCATACAAAAATATGCTCAAGTTTACTCCTGATAAGAGAAATGCAGGTGAAAGCTACTACATGTTTCTCAACTATCCAATTAGTAAGACTTCAGAAATTTGACGATACATTCTGTTGGTACCGTTTTTAATATCAAATGATTGGATACAGTCTGAACAGTAGAGGGCTGGATGCATATACTGTGGACATACCAACATAAGGAAAGTCTTCATATACCACAGAATGATCCCCAGGATGTGGTAAGGGTAAAATGAAGAATTCAGTTGTGTATAATGTGCTTCCACTTTATCTAAGACAAGCAGGAGCACCAGTGAATGCATGTATTTTCTCCATTAAGAAAGCACGGAAGGATAAACCACAAAGTAGAAAAAAGTTTTACCTATAGAGAAAAGAGGGGTGTTAGGTTTGGGGGATAGAGAAGTTAGAGCCCTTTGAATGTCCTCTGTTTTGTAGATCTATGTGTAGAACCATATAGatattttatgtaattataaaacaatatatcTTAAATAAAGTATCCCTAGAAatgtaaagcaaaatgaaataaactatgTATTCACTTGGTGAGATTAGCATATAGAGTAACTATTCCATGTAATTTGAATGCACATCCCTTAAAGAGATATTccctaacaacaacaacacaaagtaCCTATTTTCCATAATCATATTGTTATTCTGAGATTGTGTTTGTATTGTCGGATAAGTCAGATGAGTTATGTTGAGGTAtctatgtaaatatgtatatacatatagatactttatatatattttatatgctcatgcatatgtgtgcatacatTTATGACACAATacacgtgtgtgtatacacacacatacatatgtacatatatgtgaatTTCCTAGTTCTaaccactaaaaagaatgaactcaACCCAGTAGCAGTGAGCACCATTTATACCCAGAATGTGACCTCTAAATACTGTTAGCTACCAAAAGTAATGAAGGCTTTTGGAGGAAATGGTTGATTCCAGGTCTGTGGCATAAAATGTACACCTTAGCGTGGAACATTTTGTCATACCAGAAAGCAAGGAAGCAATCAAAATTTACTAAGACCAAAAAAACTAAAAGTTTACTAGGATCACGTTAAACAGAATTCTGGAGCCAATGTAAATAAGTGCCACTGATCAGAGATGGAACAGTTGAAGCAACTGCTGTGGACTGAAAAAACATCAAGTATGTTGACATCTATGACTTTATAATGGTACtgttaaataaacaaaactcACTGGTCACTTTTGGAAGATGCCCAGGCAAGAAAAACTCATTATTCTGAAAAACGGGAAATTAAAGAATCAACTCCTTTTCCTCTTACGATTTGTATCTGAGTAGTCAAAGAATTGATAAGTAGAAGTTTTAGAAGTTTTccaggaaaagaaatgatacaattaGAGTATCAGCATTCTGCAACTCAAATTAGTGGATTTAGGCAGTGGTCACCAAGATTTTATACTAACGTTACAGAGAAACTTCTAGGTGTGATGTACATTTTGATGGAAGTACATACCACCACCCATGAAGTGGTCTtgcttggtggtggtgatggtggtggtgatgatgataagAGAAGGCAACAACAATGACCAGCCTGTGTCTACGCCTGTGATCTTACCACCAGTTTATAGGAAATATGGAGCACAGAGGAACAAGCATTTGTCATACAGTTGTGGAAATGTAAACATTGGCTGGACAACTCAAGACTGAataattactgttttatttttgtgtgtgtgatggtggTAAGAGTGGTTATTTTTTAAGTGCTTACCTTTTAGAGATACATACTGAAacacataaaacataaaacaatatgCTGTCtgagatttatttcaaaataatcagGATAGTGATAGATGATACAAGACTGGATATATAATAAATGTTGAAAATGGGTGATGAGTACATCTGATTCATTATATtagtctctctgcttttgaatatgtttggatatttcaaaataaaaaaagaaaaattttttcattaCCAAAAAAAGTCCTCTACTCTAATGCTgattttaaagtctacttttaaaaattgaaatgtctATACAGGCTTTCATTTGGTTGTTGTTTGTATAATGTGATTTTTCCACCTTTTGAGTTTCAATCTCTCTGATTCTGTGTACTTAAGAGTTCTCTTCTGTCAGCAGTGTTTGGTTcggtttttaatctttttatccattttgaaaTGTTTGAATCTTTATTGGActgtttacatttaatgtaatttctcatatattttaatgtaattctcTATCTTAACATCTGCTTCCTATTTCCCCACCTgttctgtgtctttctctcctcctttcctgcCCTCTGTACTCCTTTTCTCTTAGTggtttcctcttatttttctaagattcttaaaatattatctttttaaattatttttctaataatctaAGGTTTTCTGTTAGATTATTACCACATGAATCCTTAACTTATCAGAGTCTGATATAAGTTAGTACTTTACCCTTCCCAGATAATTCAAGGACCCCAGACTGCTTtagctccattttttttccccttccaactTACATGCTCAGTtgtcatgtatttttatttttctattactgtTGTACAAAGTTAATATGCACTTATATATACCtccagttttatattttatttgctacTCACTTTTCCTCTATCTCCGAGCTTCTTTttgagatcactttctccctgagGGACACCCTCTCAGACAGGCAGCTCCCTGAGATGACACAGAAAACTGTGTATTGTCATATTCACAAAAGTATGAGTGATCGTGAAACACAGCCAACTACTCTTAGCTTCCCCTACAGAAAGGGAAGATGTCTCTCAAAAGATTCCTGTTTACATTTGTGTCAACATTCTCATTCACCTACTTGAGCACATCTGATTTTAACTGATGGGTCGAAAACTTACTTTGAAGAGCTGTGGCACAGGCCCAGCCATGCTGTGATGATCACGAGACCAAACAGCTCCCTAAAAAATAGCAgagatttcattttttctgaagAGGCTGTGAGATGCATATCATTCCATTTTCTCCCTGACACTTGATTCTGCTGATTGTCTGATGACTTGCTCCAAGATACAGAGCATCTACAGTGACACTTGATTCTGCTGATTGTCTGATGACTTGCTCCAAGATACAAGCATCTACAAAATACTTTCAAGTCTGGCCATGACTCATAAATTACTTTTGTCAGACCCTTTAAAGCcctatatgaaaataaatttcatcttATGAGGCAGATGTGAACATCATGATTGTTTCCCAATTTATAGATGAATAGAGAAACCACCGAAACAAAACCACAGATAAATCACTTACTTCATGGGGAAGAATACTACAGTCAAGATGATAATCCCAGATTTGATCAGGCACTCTCTTCATATTGTTTTAGAGGGGTCAGTGTTAGGCAGGTTGAGCTCAAATCAGTAATTCAAGTACACATTGTAGGGGATCAGGTCATGTCTTAGAGGAGAGGAGTGATTTGTCGAGTGAGTCAGTCTAATGATTTGGGGGTGGGTATATGCTTctagaaatatttgttaaaaggtCGTATCTTCTACACAGAGTAGAAGATAATCGTATTTGGCCAAGCACCACTTGGAAACCCCTCTTTGATTTCACTGAATCTTGTGGGCTTCAAGTAGGTGGAGGTTGATTCAAACCATCTGGTCTGCATTCCCATCCCCAACCTGATCTAGTTTCCAAAGATTAGGGCCTATAACAGCAGCACAAAACCAGTGGGACTTAATCTACAGGACTCTCAATCTTGGTGTTGGCAGATGTTAGCAGTgggacagaaaggaaaggaaaggcctCTTTGTGAGGCCAGGGAGTCAAGGGTagggggaagcagaggaaaaGGTGATAAAAGCcggtggcgggggcggggaggggtgggaagcAGTGGGAGAGGTGATAAAACAAGAGCCAGTGATGGTGACCGGTGCAGAGGACAGGAGACGTACAAGGGCAAGGTTGGCAGAGGTCCCCCTGAGGCGGCCAATCACACTTGTAAGTAAAGAGTTTGTCTTGCACCAGGACTGAACCCGGATGCTGACGGAGTTTTCACCTCATTAGACTGGACTGAACATCACTCTATGGCATCACTGCTCATCACAAGGGGGGCCAAGGTCCAAGTGCCTGATGGTAATATAAGGTGATGTGTAGCAACGATCACAGAGTGTGGTAGGCAGTgctgggtttaaatcctggctccAGCTCCATCACTGCCTCAGTGTCTTTAGCTTGTAAAGGAGATATCTTCCCTGCCCCTCGAGGTACTGGGGGAGTTAGATCACCAAGATAAGGTGTTGTGAAGACACAGATTTCTCAGTTCTTCCCCACCCACTCTGAACAGTGAAAACCACCACTCACTCACCTGCCTTCCTCCTCATGCAAGAGGTTCTGTTTCTTATGAAGCAAGAGGTTGTATGCCAAGCTGATAGCCCACAGGACACAAAGGCATATGTGTGTTGCAGACACACTCTTCCAAATAAAGTTACCTAAAAACAGATATCCTGGTGCTGTCAATCATGGAACCACGCCCCAGAGAAACAAGCTTTCTTTGTATTGGCTTTTCATCTGCCTTCAGGGAAAGCATACAGAAAAGGTTGGGGGTTTTTTCTGTTGATTTGTCCTTAAAAGGTTAAAACAAGTGAAAACGATATTTATAAACTTAAGTGGACATGTATTATTTTGGTTGTCTCCCATTCGGACGCTGACGACCCGTCTTTTCTCTGGGGAACCACCCTTCCCACATGCTCCCACACATGTCCCGGTGTCCCAGACGACTGGACACTAACAAGGTCAATGTATTCCATCCCTTTGGTGACAGTGATTTGTCTCAGGATGAACAGATAACCAATCAGGAGCACCAGCTCCATCCTGAGCTTTTGCGATCAGGGAAGTGGATTCTAGATTCTGTTGGACCTAGCACGGTGAAGCTGTGACCTTTGAGCGGCAGGGCCACCACGTGGAGCCCAGGGCTCAAGTGCAGCTGATGTGCAACTAAGACTGCAGAGAAGTTTAAGTTCTGAGCCACCACCGGCGCCTGAAGCCAGCACCGCTCCAGTCTTTTCAGTAAAGGACCCCAGTACATCTTGCTTCAGCTTATAGGCCGTTTGAGTTGAGTATTTTTTCCTTGCTTGGAACTAATGGATACACCTTAAAGATGTAAACAGAGTCCTACGGGCCTGTACAAGGAGCCTGTACATCTGGGCGACGGAGTTTCCCCACCCGGGCGGGAATCATTCGTCTTTATTCTAAGGCCCTGAGAAATTTCCAGCCCCACTAGCAGAAGCTGatttaaagaaagtgaagaataacctGCAGGACTGATATTCCCCACTAATAAGAAAATGTTAGTAAACAgtgtgaaaaaattttttttctgctataAGATACTTTTATAGAATAAAACTGTCCAACTTAGGTTTAATGAATTTTTAGGGCCATAAAAGGTGAAGCAGCTATGTTTTGCCCCGGCCTGAGGTTGGTGACCTGTGGCCCATACAAGCCAGCTATTTTAAGTGAATGTTTTGTATGTATTCTCACTTGGGATATATATGTGTAAGGAGTCCAAGCAATAAGTTATGAAACAAATACATGATAAAGCCTCTGTGTTATACAGCCATTCATTGACTTAACAAGTGTTGGGTACATGAGTTAGACATGATCCTGCTTTTAAGGGGCCTACAGTCTAGATAGAGTAAACATATATAAAAGTGTGCAGAAAATTGCTGGAGTTACTGTGatggattccctggtagctcagacggtaaagaatctacctgcaatgcagaagacccaggttcaatccctgggtcgggaagatcccctggagaaggaaatggccacccactccagtattcttgcctagaaaataccatagatggaggagcctggcaggctacattccatggggtcacaaagagctggacacaactgagtgacttcattttcactttcactgtgaagGTACACGGGGAGACTAGAGAGGGCAATAGGTATTAATGAGAAATCCAGAGATTTGCTACAGACATTATAGACAGTTTCTATATAATAGTAGCAATTGAGATACACAGGTATCTGATACATAGCAGTTCACTCATTTTGAATGAattgaaaatcagaaaatgatgAACCAGAGTGGTACTGCGAGAACAATTTGTATAGCGTAGATACATAATAGACATTGATCTCCACTGAGTATGGAAACAAAGTTAGCAGTTTGATTTTGCTGATTTTCCATTAGCTTAGTGGCTTAAGAAATAAGCGCAGTGACTGAAGCCCCTCTCTCTCCCGCTACACGGCCTAACTGCTGTTCCACATCAGCATCAGAGATGCTGGGACCAAGTGCATAAAGCCTGTCTTAGTATGGCACGTCCACATCAAGTTTTCCTGAAGATGGAAGGGGATGATCTAGATTGAAATTCGCCTCCTCTTAGGatcagaaggaagaagaaagacatgGAGGGCTCCAGTTTTTTACTGGGGGTTGGGCAGACAGACTCTCGTTAAAAGGAAATCTGATGTTCCCTATCACCATTGAGAATTCAAGGTTCAAACCTGTGACAAGAGGGTTAAGTCCAACAAGCAGTGTCAGAGTGGCAGGAATCGTATACACAACCTGTAAGGAGAAAGGAAATTACAGGGGTAAGAAGGATGCCCAATATAGGAGATGTTCCAAGACGTTTAGGGAGTAAAGAAAGACGAACCCAGTGGTGGTCCCATGTGCCATGATTTACCTCCAGCTTTTAGTAACAACCAAGGAAGTGGTAACCTCTGCTTTTACAGCACTTACCGTGTCAGGGTGTCATTTTACCTGCCTTCTTCCTCGACCGTAGGCTCTTCCAGGAAAGACTTATTCATTTTCAAGCTCTAGCAGTGAGCAGAGCTTTGATCTCAAGACACAGTGACCTCCTAATCTCTCCCAAGCAACATCCATGCCTAAATGGCTTTCCTCTACTTTTCAAAAATTGCTCTATGAAAAGTAGGACTTGAGAAGCCATAATTAGCTACGTGGCCCTGCTGGGTCTAGACCCATGTGCCATCCAGCCCCATATTCCATCTCTGCAAGTGAGACCACAGAAAGTTTACTAACCATGTATGGATCACATGTGCCCAATAAGATCAGGTTCTTCATTTCTGAAACTGATAACTTGGTTTGGAGTTGTGAAGACTGGCCCTGAAGAGGCCTCATTCACAGCAAGCAGGCAGATTCTAGAAAAACCTATTGCTTGTGTGTCGTGGGCAGAGGACAAGCAGAGGTGGGAGGTTTATAAGAAGCATGGGGGCCTCCCCAGAAACATAGCTGTGAGTCACATCAATCGTGATGCCTAGTTAGAAACCATTAGTTTATCTGGACATTGTCAGGGCTCAACATTTTAAGTTATTTGCTGTCACTGTGAAAACACCTGTCTTGACCGTGGGGAGAGATGGTATCTGTATTACTAACCATGTTCATCCTTCCCAAAGGGTCCCCAGTGATGACTGGAATATCAGCCGGTACCGACATTTGCAAGGACAGCCATGCTGCTGAGGGTTAGACCAGACATTAGTGCCTATATGAATTATCTGGAGGTCTGATTAAAATGCAGATCTGATTCCAGAGGTCTAGGGTAGGGCCCAAGATTCTGCTTTTCTAATAATTAGCCAGGGGACACTGCTGCTGTTGTTCCAAGGACCACACTTAGAGCAGTAAGGGGTTAGTTAGTTCCCCCAGTAAAAAactacatgacttagcaactgagggagagacagagacagacaggcagacagaaaTTAAACACATACACATCATTCAATATTTAACTGTGCTCTCCATAAGAAGTGTTTGGCAgagatttttaaatgtgcatttaAGTATAACAGATATCTGTGATTAAAGGGTCTAAGATCTTCTTATTTCAGTGTATTGTAAACACAGGAACAGGACAAATCTTTAAGTAATAGTTTCCCATGGTAGCTGTGCCATGTTAATCCTTATTTAAATGCTTATCTCTGTTTTGAATGagattaaggattttttttttttaacatgcagaGAGACTGAAAGTAATTGTTTTTAGCACACAAGTAAAAACAATGCATAGTATAAGCACTCAGTAATGAACTCAGTAGAATCCAAATATAATggtcttttatctttttgttggtggattttttaaactaaagggtattataatatttatttactgtatTTAGTTTAATTGAACATATAGCCACTGAGACCCATGACAGTCATTTCTAACAACGCTCCCCCTGTCTCCCTGCcactataaaaactaaaaaagccAATTTGTTTTCTTATCCTTTTTAGCAGTGAGGGGCCATCACGTCCCAGCAATGAAATGTACGGAAAAGTCTTCTGGAGGCAAGGCTGATATGCAGAGCCCTTAACACTCAATATTCATGGGTACTGACCAAGCAGGATGGATCCTAGACCATAAGCCTTATTAGTAGTAATATGTACTAACTGGATAGCCGCCTGTCTGGGGAGCTTCTTGGGAAACATTTGCTCCttgatgaaaggaagaaaaagcacaGGAGGAAAACTGGTTTTGCCTCCTGCCTTGTTTCTTCCTACTTGTGATGCTTTTGTCTAGGGATGAGATGtctggagctgcagcagccattTTGTAAACATGAGAGGATATATCACCTACCCATTGAGGATTGGCAGAGAAACAAGAAAGCAAGCCCAGATCCTTGATGACACTTGACCATTAAGCAGCTGCCTCTAGACTTCTTCTCATGAGATGGTCTGTATGTTTATAACCTGATGCTAGTCAGATATTCAGTTATTTGCTCCTGTATGCATCCTGATACAAGTATACTCCATGAACAATTTGTGGTAGGGAACATGGACATCACAGTCAGGTACAGTACAAGCCCCCAGGACCCAGTAACCTAGTATCAGTTCATCTGTGTGTCCATTCTTCACTCTAAGAGTCAGTCTGGGAAGGACTGCCATAGGAAAGTTCTATGCTAGGTTGCCAAGCAAGAGGAGGGAACTGGCCCCTGACCCCTGGGAGATGGCATATACAGAGCCAACTCTAATGCAAAGCAGAATGAGTCAGTGCTACAGTGAAGGTTCAAAGGAAGGATGCTTGGAACTTATGGGAAAGAGGTGGAGAGATTTTGTGGTGAGATGGCATTTGAGATAGACCTGGACACCTgaataagagtcggacacaggaATTCTCAGGGCAAGTCCCAGAAGTAATATAGGTGGACAAGGCTTCCAAAACCAAGTTGGGAAGGTAGGTTAGGGCCATACTGTGGAGGGCCAACTGAAACATCTTGGGAAATGACGAAAGTTTCTGAATCAGGAAGCAATATGTGGGAAGAATTATAGGAATGGAAGAGATCAGAGGCAGCTCAAAGAATTAGAAAGGACCCATAAGGGTCCACACGGGAGGTAATGGGGGGTTAAACTGGAGGTGAGTGAGGATGTCTGTGGGGGTCTGGTGTTGATGCTTATATTTCATCATCCAAGCATGATGTAAAGGGTAAAATGTACAGATACTGTACAGATAAGCAATTAGACCTACACTGCTTTTTGGTGGAttgttcttcattttgttttctgaggGGATCTCAAAGACAGTGGTAAGAAAACAGAGATATTAGAGATGCCTGAGGTTTTGAGCAAGGATGACTCAGAATGACTCTGCAGATAACGGAAATGGTGAGTCAGGAGGAAGAGTGggttttggaaggaaagatgctgaaaAGGACCTTGTGCGTATTAGAGGAGCCAGTGTGACGTACTGGTAGACGGATATAGGAGTCTTTTGGAAATTCACCATTAAGCTGGATAGTTGGAACTGCAGGAGAAACAACATTTGGAATTAAGGACATGGACCAGAGTGCTGAGGAAGAGGCAGTTTGATTTGATGCAGGGGCCTGAGAATCTGGACAATAAGAATATAAGAATGTGGTTATATTTATACGTGATATTGTATGTACTGTCATTCCAAGTGCTTTCACTTGTTGCTATTTGTACAAAGTCAACATTATTCCAAAGCTTAAGATCATCTCATCTGTGATATTGTATAGTCTTAGGTGCCtctattaaaagaaacaaaatccagATATTTCAGAAAAAGTGTGGAACAAATCCCCCCTCCTCTAAATGGTTTAGTCAGAGCATCAGTTCAGTATATACTGTAGGTTTTAATGGGCTTTAATTACTTTTTGTGAATATAACTCACTGAATTAGCAGAACCACAAACCTTAAGCCTGCCATTTTCTGGTCCAACGTTTGTTGGAGTTTCTGGGTAGAAATTCATGAGGATTGGTTCACATGGCCTTGAGAGGTCTACTCTGTCTTCAGAAAAGTGTTCTCAGTTGGCCTGTTGTATTCAAAGGGAATACAGCTGAAAGGCCCCTGTATCTCTGTAAAATTCTGAATTCTCAATTTGATCCTTCTCCTCCTAATGTTTtcacatttccctggtggctcagatggtaaagaatctgcctacaatgcaggagacccaggttcgatccctgggtcaggaagatcccctggagaaggcactggctacccattccagactggcggcctacagtctatagggtggcaaagagtcagatatgcttGAgtaacaaacactttcacttttcctcctAATATTTTAGGAAAAGGCGCTTAGTAAGGATTTGATTTCTAAGCTCTTAAgtacaggaagcagggaggaaGGCAAACAGCCACACTGCATGCTTCCTGCAGTGCCCTGATTCTTTTAGGTATGGGAGAGCAGTCCATACTCACCACCCACAGCTCTGCATCCGGATCGTTCACCTAGAAGGCCAGAATGGCAGCGTTAGCCCCAGGCTGTCACAGTTCTATTCCAGTATTTGGTCTGGTCTTCATTCATGTCAGCCATTTGCTAAGCCCAACAGGAGGATACAAATAGGAGTAAGACAGACTAGTTGATGGGgttgtgtgtgtaggtgtgtaggGGGTGcttctggctgtgtgtgtgtagggggtgtTTCTGGCTGACCCCAGCACCTGGTTTGAACACACAGCCACACTTATTTGTAAAGAAGTGCACAGAAGCTCTGCAAAGTGTGGGCCAAGCCCAGAATGGGTGTTTAAACGGCCCTCCAGTCTCAAGAAATGAGGACAGCTATCGCGAGGGGGCCCCAGATCTTACTTGAAAGGATAAGTAGCTGTGAGGGGTTTTGTTCTGCTTGCTCTCCGAGCTGTGCACAGCCTTGCCCCTGGGCTGCCTTTTTATAAAGGTCCCCCGCAAAGTGACACGCGCCAAACCAGCTCCTTCCAGCCAGTGAGCAAACGGGGTCATGTGACCGCATCTGTGTCTCAGCCCAGACTGGGTGGGGGTTCCCCAAGCATCAACCCTAACTCCCGCCCTGCCCATACAGGGCCGGCTTCTGCGACCCCGCTGGTCGGTCGGTCTACACCGCAACCGGCCTGGAGTCCGAGCCCGGGCTCCCCTCCCGCCGCTCCCGCCCGGCCCGGGGCGCTAACCTGCACAAAGGCCGCCAGCGCGAAGAAGGCGCCCATAAGCCAGTTGCAGGCGCGCCACAGGCCCCGCACCCTGCGCCCCGCCGCCGGCGCCATGGTCGGGCggacgggccgggccgggccgggccgggacAGATCGGTCCGGGCGGAGCGCAGGTCCACCGGGCAGTGCGGTCCACCTCTGGCCCCTCCTCCCGCCCCGcccgctcgctcgctcgctcgctcgctcgctcgccGGAAGGTCCTGGCCGGCGCGCGCTGGGGCGGGTGGGACTCCGAGCAGGCTTCCCTGTGTGCCCCCATTCGCTCCTCCCCAAATTTGGGGAGGTGCGGGGGTCTGCCCATTTCACAGACGCGGAGAGTGAGTCCCAGGGCGTCCGCGTGGCCGTCCCAGCATCTCACAGCTGGTCCGTGGGGATAGGAATTTGCCCTTGAGCCCAGAAAGGTGCAACTCCAACATCAGTTTTCACTAAGGCTGTCTtcctcatatttaaaaaaattagaggagattagaagggaaggaaagaggagcgAAGGAACGAGgaaaaaaggtgtgtgtgtgcgtctgcgTGTGAGTGCACGCCTTCTGGTTAgtatttatgcatttcttttcaaagCTCGGAAACTTTCAAAGCGCTGTAAGCATTATGGTAATTTTCTTAGAGTGACGACAGTGATATTAGCATCTCATACAGCTCACAGCTTTTCTGAAGACAGCTTCGTTTATCTTCATGGACTTTTATTATCAGAGGTAtttacatattatacatatttacaaTTCTTTCCCACCACCAAAACCAACAAGATCTCCACACGTTTTGCTCATGAATTTCTTATGAACTAAAGACACTTGAAATATTCACTGTTCTCCCCTCGCTTGTTTTACGGgcctttttctgtgtgttttttttttttttctgattagttCTTCGTGGGGCTCATTTACATATCCATAGGCCTCATCATTTTTGCTGTTCTAAAAAGTCTTAATCCCTTCAAATCATGAGTGTGTACTCCTGTGCTTCTCTCCTTTTTGCTAAATCTCCTAAaacttttaggttttttttttttttttctttctctctctgtttcattcctttcaaagaatgcTTATTTCAGAAGCACTGGCTGGCTGGCCCCCTTATTTGGTGTAGGGACCACAAAGGGGGCTTGCTGTGCGCACTCCAGGAAGGTTCGAAGATTGGgt encodes:
- the TMEM220 gene encoding transmembrane protein 220 isoform X2 translates to MRSHDPVCSLAGRSWFGACHFAGDLYKKAAQGQGCAQLGEQAEQNPSQLLILSSERSGCRAVGAAWLSLQMSVPADIPVITGDPLGRMNMVVYTIPATLTLLVGLNPLVTGNFIWKSVSATHICLCVLWAISLAYNLLLHKKQNLLHEEEGRAPGGGRIQLAIATTVALLPFISWVYIYINKEMRSSWPAHCKTVI
- the TMEM220 gene encoding transmembrane protein 220 isoform X1 — encoded protein: MRSHDPVCSLAGRSWFGACHFAGDLYKKAAQGQGCAQLGEQAEQNPSQLLILSSERSGCRAVGAAWLSLQMSVPADIPVITGDPLGRMNMVVYTIPATLTLLVGLNPLVTGNFIWKSVSATHICLCVLWAISLAYNLLLHKKQNLLHEEEGRELFGLVIITAWLGLCHSSSKAPGGGRIQLAIATTVALLPFISWVYIYINKEMRSSWPAHCKTVI
- the TMEM220 gene encoding transmembrane protein 220 isoform X6, with amino-acid sequence MAPAAGRRVRGLWRACNWLMGAFFALAAFVQVVYTIPATLTLLVGLNPLVTGNFIWKSVSATHICLCVLWAISLAYNLLLHKKQNLLHEEEGRAPGGGRIQLAIATTVALLPFISWVYIYINKEMRSSWPAHCKTVI
- the TMEM220 gene encoding transmembrane protein 220 isoform X4, which gives rise to MAPAAGRRVRGLWRACNWLMGAFFALAAFVQVNDPDAELWVVVYTIPATLTLLVGLNPLVTGNFIWKSVSATHICLCVLWAISLAYNLLLHKKQNLLHEEEGRELFGLVIITAWLGLCHSSSKAPGGGRIQLAIATTVALLPFISWVYIYINKEMRSSWPAHCKTVI
- the TMEM220 gene encoding transmembrane protein 220 isoform X5, yielding MSVPADIPVITGDPLGRMNMVVYTIPATLTLLVGLNPLVTGNFIWKSVSATHICLCVLWAISLAYNLLLHKKQNLLHEEEGRELFGLVIITAWLGLCHSSSKAPGGGRIQLAIATTVALLPFISWVYIYINKEMRSSWPAHCKTVI
- the TMEM220 gene encoding transmembrane protein 220 isoform X3 produces the protein MTPFAHWLEGAGLARVTLRGTFIKRQPRGKAVHSSESKQNKTPHSYLSFQVNDPDAELWVVVYTIPATLTLLVGLNPLVTGNFIWKSVSATHICLCVLWAISLAYNLLLHKKQNLLHEEEGRELFGLVIITAWLGLCHSSSKAPGGGRIQLAIATTVALLPFISWVYIYINKEMRSSWPAHCKTVI